TCATCTTCGGATTTGGCTACATGGCGTAAGGCCACACGAAGCCTGGCGAGAAGCTCTCCCATGTTGAAAGGCTTGGTGACGTAATCGTCGGCGCCCACATCGAGTGCCCCAATCTTATCCTCTTCGTCTTCGCGCACCGAGAGAACAATGATGGGCGTCCTGGTCCACTCACGGAGCCTTTTGATGACCTCCACGCCGCTCTGATCGGGTAGGCCGAGATCGAGTATAATAAGATCGGGATGGAAGATCGCGGTCTGGTTTAAACCTTCCTGCGCTGAGGCCGCCTCGGCCACCTCGTATCCATAACCGGCAAGCGCCATCTTTAACATCAGCCGTATCTGTTTCTCATCATCAATAACCAGAATACGCGCGCCCTCAGAGAGCATGGGATACCTCCTCCCGGGTATCGGACAGAGGTCCCGGTTGTTCCGGCACGGGTAGAAAGAAGACAAACTGAGTGCCTGTGTCGTAGGAAGGGTCAACCCATATCTTGCCGCCGTGGGCCTCGACAATCCCCTTGCAGATTGATAAACCCATGCCTGTTCCGCTTGTCTTTTTAGCGGAATTGAGGCGGTAGAACTTGTCAAAAACCCGTTCCCTTTCGGGGTGAGGAATTGTGGGGCCGCGGTCGGCGATTGAGACATAGAGCAAACCCTCTGCGTATCGAGCGGCGACAGAGATCGTGCCCCCTTCGGGGGAATACTTGACTGCGTTTTCGAGAAGATTCATGAGCACATGTTCAACAAGGCCGAAATCGGCCTTTACCAGAGGAAGACCCTGGGGTATCTTCACGTCCAACGGATGAGGTTGAAGCATGTCCTTCATCTCCCTTAATGCCACACCCACAACGTCCTCGACATCACACCACTGGGTATTGAGCTTGAGTATACCACTCTCCAAGCGGACCATATCGAGCAGATTCCCCACAAGACGGTTGAGACGCTGGGCGCCCTGGTTTATGGTATGGAGCAGCGTCTTCTCTGTGTTTGCGTTGTATGCTGTTTCCTTGCAAATAAGACTCGTGACCGCGCCTGTGATCGCGGCAAGAGGCGTACGCAGGTCGTGCGAGATCGAATTGAGGAGCGCCGCGTGGAGCTTCTCTGATTCCGAAAGCCACTTAGCTTGCTCGGCCTCGTGTGCGAGGTTGACCCGGATAATAGCCACAGCAGCAAGATTGGAAAATGCCTCAATAAGCTGAAGTTGCTCAGAGGTGAGAGCTCTTTCCGCCGGTTTCGTCTTGACGGCGAGGGCGGCAAGGGTCTTATCTTCCGCTTTGACGGGAAAGAAGAGCCACTCTGCTGCAGAGAGCACCTCCGTTCCCTTGCCGGCCTTCTCCCCATGCCCCATGACCCAGCGCGTGACCGCCTGTTCTTTGTCGTCAAAGAGTCTATCATGCGCCGGATAAGCCGCCACTTCAAGGAGCGCATCTGTATCGACGCTGCGGACAAGCATGACAACCTCACCGCTCACGCTCTCGGCCACCTTTTGTACGACCATTTGTAATACCCGTTGCAGATCGCTTTCCGCTGCGATCTTTCGGCTCAAATCATACAGTGCAAGGGTCCTTAATTCCCTCTCCTGAGTCTTTGCAAGTTCGGTACGAAGTCTTGTTGCCATTGTGCCGGTAACGATGGCCACGATGAGAAACATGGCAAAGATGAAAAAGTGGCGCATGTCATGAACGCTGAGGCTGAAGACAGGAGGTACGAAGAAAAAATCGAAAGCGAATACGCTCAAGCCCGCAGCGAAAAAGGAAGGCCTGCGGCCCCATCGCACGGCGGCGACGAGTACCGGCAGGAGATACAAAATCGCGATATTGATGAGGTCAAAATAAGGGGCAAGAAGCTTGCCGATGAAAGTTGTGAAGATGACCGCTAAAAGCGCTCCTCCGTAGTG
This sequence is a window from Syntrophorhabdaceae bacterium. Protein-coding genes within it:
- a CDS encoding response regulator, which encodes MLSEGARILVIDDEKQIRLMLKMALAGYGYEVAEAASAQEGLNQTAIFHPDLIILDLGLPDQSGVEVIKRLREWTRTPIIVLSVREDEEDKIGALDVGADDYVTKPFNMGELLARLRVALRHVAKSEDEPVLSLGRLTIDLARRLVLLDGEEVKLTPTEYEILKYLALQTGRVVTHRQLLRAIWGPNYQDQTQYLRVYVAQLRRKIETDPSQPVYIITEPGVGYRLIAHE
- a CDS encoding ATP-binding protein — encoded protein: MNIDPIGSGERDPEIDKESVWIRRSFVHYGGALLAVIFTTFIGKLLAPYFDLINIAILYLLPVLVAAVRWGRRPSFFAAGLSVFAFDFFFVPPVFSLSVHDMRHFFIFAMFLIVAIVTGTMATRLRTELAKTQERELRTLALYDLSRKIAAESDLQRVLQMVVQKVAESVSGEVVMLVRSVDTDALLEVAAYPAHDRLFDDKEQAVTRWVMGHGEKAGKGTEVLSAAEWLFFPVKAEDKTLAALAVKTKPAERALTSEQLQLIEAFSNLAAVAIIRVNLAHEAEQAKWLSESEKLHAALLNSISHDLRTPLAAITGAVTSLICKETAYNANTEKTLLHTINQGAQRLNRLVGNLLDMVRLESGILKLNTQWCDVEDVVGVALREMKDMLQPHPLDVKIPQGLPLVKADFGLVEHVLMNLLENAVKYSPEGGTISVAARYAEGLLYVSIADRGPTIPHPERERVFDKFYRLNSAKKTSGTGMGLSICKGIVEAHGGKIWVDPSYDTGTQFVFFLPVPEQPGPLSDTREEVSHAL